The genome window CTTTGAAGATATAGATCTCCTGGGCTAGGCGTTCGGGGTCGTTCTGTAGGTAGGCTTCCGAGCAGATGGCCCATCCCTTTAGGTTAACCGAGACAAGGCCGCAATTTTGTAGAACGACGTAGCCTCCACGTCCTCGGGTGGAGGGGCATATTTCCACGATTCGCAGCATGTCGCTCTCTCCTTTGCAAGGGCGCCCTAGGGTTAACCCTAGGGCGCTAGTGGTGGTTTTCAGTTAGGAGCAACCGTAGACAGAGCCGCAGTTGAGGCACTTGAAGCAGGCCCCGTTGCGCACCATAAGGCTCCCACAATCTATGCAGATAGGAGCATCGGACTGGTTTTGAAATGTCTCTTTTTCGTGCGCCAATAGGGCTTCGCTGGAAAGAGCAGGGGACGGGGTGGAGAGCGTGCGCTCCAACGAAGAGGTTTCCTCGACCCCATTGCCCGATAGGGCCGGCTTCTCCGGTTGCGGCACACGATTTAGGAACTTCATTCCCAGATAGCGGAAGATGTAGTCCGATATGGATTTCGCGATGGGAATATCTGGGTTATTGGTATATCCTGCCGGCTCATAGCGTGTGTGGGCAAATTTGTCTACCAGAGTTTGAAGTGGCACGCCATATTGCAGGGCCAGTGAGACCGCTGTGGCGAAGGAGTCCATGAGGCCGGAGATGGTAGACCCCTCTTTGCTCATGGTCAGAAAGATCTCACCGGGTTGGCCATCAGGATAGAGCCCCACCGTAAGATAGCCTTCATGGCCGGCAATACTGAACTTATGGGTAATAGCTTGCCGTTCATCGGGCAGCTTACGGCGCAAGGGGCGCACGATCACTTTCTCCTGAGAGGTGGCTGGCGCGGTAGGTTGGGCAGTAACGGGTGACTCGGCAGGTTGCTCCTCGACCTTTTTGGTGGTCAGAGGCTGAGTGCGTTTCGAGCCGTCCCGATAGATGGCGATGGCTTTCAGGCCGAGTTTCCAGCCCTCCATATAGACGCCCATAATATCCTCTGGAGTGGCCTCGTTGGGCATGTTAACGGTTTTTGAGATCGCGCCAGAGATGAAAGGTTGGACGGCAGCCATCATACGAATGTGCCCCATGTAGTGAATGGAGCGGGAGCCATTGGCCGGCTTGAAGGCACAGTCGAAGACGGGTAGATGCTCCGGTTTTAAGTGCGGGGCGCCCTCGATGGTGTCCTGACGGTCAATATAGGCCAGGATATCTTCGATCTGCTCTTGGCTATAGCCCAGTTTGCGGAGCGCTTCGGGCACCGTTGTATTGACGATCTTCATAACGCCCCCCCCAACGAGGTTCTTGTACTTCACGATGGCGATATCGGGTTCAATGCCGGTTGTGTCGCAGTCCATCATGAAGCCAATGGTGCCTGTTGGTGCCAGCACGGTGGCCTGTGCATTGCGATAGCCATATTGGCTCCCAAGGCGGATGCCTTCGTCCCAGCATTGCCGTGCAGCTTCAAGCATTGTAGGAGGCACATAGCGCGCATCTATGTTTTCAACGGCATCGCGGTGCATCTGCATCACTTCAAGGAAAGGCTCACGGTTCCGCTCAAAGCCGGGGAAAGGCCAACCGTGATCGCGGGCAATGATGGCGGATTGTCGGTAGGCTTCGCCGGTCATGATGGCGGTAATGGCTGCCGCGTAAGCGCGTCCCTCATCGCTATCATAGGGTAGACCTCGCGCCATAAGAAGAGCACCAAGGTTGGCGTAGCCAAGCCCAAGTGGGCGGTAGTCATGGCTGTTTTCTGCGATGCGCTGGGTGGGGTAAGAGGCGTTATCTACGATAATCTCTTGAGCCGTAATAAGAATCCGACAGGCATGCCGGAAGGCGTCAATATCGAAATCGCCACTTGGGGTTCGGAATTTCATGAGGTTAAGTGAGGCGAGGTTGCAGGCGCTGTCGTTGAGGAACATATACTCGCTGCAGGGGTTGCTGGCATAGATGCGGTCGGTGTTTTTGCAGGTATGCCAGCGGTTGATGGTTGTATCGTACTGGATGCCGGGGTCTCCACAAACCCACGCGCTCTGGGCGATCATATGCATGAGATCGCGGGCACGGTAGGTATCGGCGATTTTTGTTTTATCCAAAACGAAGCGGGTGTGCCACTCTTTATCCTCTTCAACAGCTCGCATGAACTCGTCAGTTACGCGAACGGAGTGGTTTGCATTTTGAAAGTTTACGCTATCGTAGGCCCCACCGGGCACGTTGAACATGCCGCTGTAGCCGGCCTCAATAAGGGCCCAGGCTTTTTTCTCCTCCTTCTCTTTGCACTGAATAAACTCCACAATGTCGGGGTGGTCAATATCGAGAATGACCATCTTCGCCGCACGGCGAGTCTTACCTCCGCTTTTAATGGCCCCAGCGAACTGGTCGAATCCACGCATAAAGGAGACAGGGCCGGAGGCCGTGCCACCCCCATGAAGAGGTTCGCGAGAAGAACGGATCGTCGAGAAG of Chthonomonas calidirosea T49 contains these proteins:
- a CDS encoding vitamin B12-dependent ribonucleotide reductase, yielding MKERAVPVDGNKPAIKRGLNAPGLTIERRFTRPGEDVYATCDWELRDATITNERGEKVFEQKDVEVPAFWSQLATNVVVSKYFRGHLGTPQRERSVRQLIRRVADTIADWGRKMEYFATEEDAQAFQDELTHILLYQKASFNSPVWFNVGLPDQPKPQCSACFINSVEDTMESILTLAKTEGMLFKYGSGTGTNFSTIRSSREPLHGGGTASGPVSFMRGFDQFAGAIKSGGKTRRAAKMVILDIDHPDIVEFIQCKEKEEKKAWALIEAGYSGMFNVPGGAYDSVNFQNANHSVRVTDEFMRAVEEDKEWHTRFVLDKTKIADTYRARDLMHMIAQSAWVCGDPGIQYDTTINRWHTCKNTDRIYASNPCSEYMFLNDSACNLASLNLMKFRTPSGDFDIDAFRHACRILITAQEIIVDNASYPTQRIAENSHDYRPLGLGYANLGALLMARGLPYDSDEGRAYAAAITAIMTGEAYRQSAIIARDHGWPFPGFERNREPFLEVMQMHRDAVENIDARYVPPTMLEAARQCWDEGIRLGSQYGYRNAQATVLAPTGTIGFMMDCDTTGIEPDIAIVKYKNLVGGGVMKIVNTTVPEALRKLGYSQEQIEDILAYIDRQDTIEGAPHLKPEHLPVFDCAFKPANGSRSIHYMGHIRMMAAVQPFISGAISKTVNMPNEATPEDIMGVYMEGWKLGLKAIAIYRDGSKRTQPLTTKKVEEQPAESPVTAQPTAPATSQEKVIVRPLRRKLPDERQAITHKFSIAGHEGYLTVGLYPDGQPGEIFLTMSKEGSTISGLMDSFATAVSLALQYGVPLQTLVDKFAHTRYEPAGYTNNPDIPIAKSISDYIFRYLGMKFLNRVPQPEKPALSGNGVEETSSLERTLSTPSPALSSEALLAHEKETFQNQSDAPICIDCGSLMVRNGACFKCLNCGSVYGCS